In Vitis riparia cultivar Riparia Gloire de Montpellier isolate 1030 chromosome 19, EGFV_Vit.rip_1.0, whole genome shotgun sequence, the following proteins share a genomic window:
- the LOC117909187 gene encoding nucleolar complex protein 3 homolog — MGMMGKERGMGKKKKRQKIILPPDLPPEIPEDEVEVSDEDLQFFDENRDYAGFVSTLDTHSITRHVSRVANVKEDALEALYERRLKKKAAEKQKEESALQVDPVDALPVKTLDGELYYRTAPKKPKDSENAADKYEADGEDGNEGVDKSIVKLTKAERRAKLKKSKKEAKKQGKELDKTEDVQQTPQAAALAEVKEDLTAEETFESKKRKLAELGMALLADPEANIKALKEMLQISKDDDQAIVKLALLSLLAVFKDIIPGYRIRLPTEKELEMTVSKEVKKKRYYESTLLSTYKAYLQKLMALEQQASFQHIVYRCICTLLDAVPHFNFRESLLAAVIKNIGSSDDVVRKLCCATVKSLFTNDGKHGGEATVEAVQLIADHVKAHDCQLHPDSIEVFMYLTFDEDLGRPENPNEDNKVKSKKNKKRKNREESGELQERDKKKNRQELVTKMREEVNADFRAASFAPDVKERRTMQSEALSAVFETYFRILKHSMRQISVRSEENGSSLPGASGNHPLLVPCLIGLGKFSHLIDLDFMGDLMNCLRKLACGSSNSDGSCNKLLTVSERLRCCIVAFKVMRNNLEALNVDLQEFFIQLYNLIIEYRPGRDQGEVLAEALKIMLCDDRQHDMQKAAAFIKRLATFSLCFGSAESMAALVTLKHLLQKNVKCRHLLENDAGGGSVLGSIVKYQPYASDPSQSGALASVLWELNLLSKHYHPAVSTMASNVSGMSTGHNQVYLATVSPQQAFADLSLEHESFINPKNIVMKSNHKRKRGSGSSGAASINPTPDAATPIDEDGLRKKLSEHFTILHDIKENERLRGELDRVTLSLQVYEEHKNQKKRKHASKPKKNAEKTAS; from the exons ATGGGAATGATGGGAAAGGAGAGAGggatggggaagaagaagaagaggcagAAGATTATCCTGCCGCCGGATCTCCCACCAGAGATTCCCGAGGATGAAGTCGAAGTTTCCGATGAGGATTTGCAGTTTTTCGATGAGAATCGAGACTACGCCGGCTTCGTTTCCACTTTGGACACTCATTCGATCACTAG GCATGTTTCACGTGTTGCCAATGTGAAAGAAGATGCTTTGGAGGCTTTATATGAGAGGCGGTTGAAGAAGAAGGCGGCAGAGAAACAGAAAGAGGAGAGTGCGCTTCAAGTTGATCCTGTAGATGCCCTTCCTGTCAAAACCTTAGATGGAGAACTATACTACAGGACAG CACCAAAGAAACCAAAAGATTCTGAAAATGCAGCTGATAAATATGAAGCAGATGGGGAGGATGGAAATGAAGGTGTAGATAAAAGTATAGTGAAGCTGACAAAAGCAGAACGGAGGGCAAAGCTTAAGAAGAGTAAGAAAGAAGCAAAGAAACAAGGGAAGGAACTTGATAAAACAGAGGATGTGCAACAAACACCACAAGCTGCTGCGTTG GCTGAGGTAAAAGAAGATCTCACAGCTGAAGAAACATTTGAAAGTAAGAAGCGCAAACTAGCAGAGTTGGGAATGGCACTGCTTGCAGATCCAGAAGCTAATATTAAAGCCTTAAAAGAGATGTTGCAAATCTCTAAAGATGATGATCAGGCTATTGTCAAGCTTGCGCTGCTGTCTTTGTTGGCTGTTTTCAAAGACATTATTCCTGG CTACCGTATCAGGCTTCCTACTGAAAAGGAGCTGGAGATGACTGTATCAAAGGAAGTTAAAAAGAAGCGGTACTATGAATCCACACTTTTATCTACATACAAG GCATATCTGCAGAAGTTGATGGCATTGGAACAGCAGGCCTCATTTCAGCATATTGTTTATCGCTGTATCTGTACTTTGCTAGATGCAGTTCCCCACTTCAACTTCCGTGAGAGCTTGTTAGCTGCAGTTATAAAAAACATAGGCTCCTCCGATGATGTAGTAAG GAAACTTTGTTGTGCTACTGTTAAATCACTCTTTACCAACGATGGGAAACATGGTGGTGAAGCTACTGTGGAGGCTGTTCAATTGATTGCAGATCATGTGAAAGCTCATGATTGCCAATTGCACCCTGATTCCATTGAG GTTTTCATGTATTTGACGTTTGATGAAGATCTTGGGAGGCCTGAAAACCCAAATGAGGATAATAAAGtcaaaagcaagaaaaataagaagcGAAAGAACCGTGAGGAGTCAGGTGAGCTGCAAGAGagagacaaaaagaaaaataggcaAGAATTGGTCACAAAGATGAGAGAAGAG GTCAATGCCGACTTTAGGGCTGCTTCTTTTGCCCCAGATGTTAAGGAGCGGAGAACGATGCAGTCGGAGGCACTTTCTGCTGTATTTGAGACATACTTCCGCATCTTGAAGCATAGTATGCGGCAAATTTCAGTTAG ATCTGAAGAGAATGGGAGTTCATTACCTGGTGCATCTGGGAATCATCCCCTGCTTGTTCCATGTTTGATAGGATTAGGAAAATTCTCTCACCTGATTGACTTAGATTTTATGGGCGATCTCATGAACTGTCTGAGAAAGCTTGCCTGTGGCAGCAGCAACTCTGATGGTTCCTGCAATAAACTTTTGACTGTATCTGAACGTCTTCGATGCTGCATTGTTGCCTTCAAAGTGATGAGGAACAATCTTGAGGCCTTGAATGTTGATTTACAGGAATTCTTCATCCAGCTTTACAATCTTATTATTGAGTACAGGCCCGGAAG AGATCAGGGTGAGGTGTTAGCCGAAGCACTGAAGATCATGCTGTGTGATGATAGACAGCATGACATGCAAAAGGCTGCTGCTTTTATAAAACGATTGGCTACATTCTCGTTATGCTTTGGGTCTGCGGAGTCCATGGCTG CCTTGGTTACTTTAAAGCATCTTCTTCAGAAGAACGTTAAGTGCCGGCATCTGTTGGAAAATGATGCAGGAGGTGGTTCAGTTTTGGGTTCCATCGTG AAATATCAGCCATACGCCTCTGACCCAAGCCAAAGTGGTGCACTCGCCTCAGTCCTTTGGGAACTCAATCTTCTATCCAAGCACTACCACCCAGCTGTTTCAACAATGGCTTCAAACGTCTCAGGCATGAGCACTGGTCACAACCAAGTCTATCTTGCCACGGTTTCTCCTCAACAAGCCTTTGCAGACTTATCACTTGAACACGAGTCATTCATCAATCCAAAGAACATCGTCATGAAATCAAATCATAAGAGAAAACGAGGAAGCGGGTCATCTGGAGCAGCTAGCATCAACCCAACTCCAGATGCTGCTACTCCAATCGATGAAGATGGGTTGAGGAAGAAACTTTCAGAGCATTTCACAATTCTGCACGACATCAAGGAG
- the LOC117908558 gene encoding uncharacterized protein LOC117908558, producing MAADVTSVVRILGGYKDDPAVGSESGNSTVLITRDLLGGGGGGLSSKLDSQELDLDLKVPDGWEKRLDLKSGKVYLQRCNSPMSSSSSSQNKHHPTNETVPTLQDLNFPPNPKPTLNLFEDTNLDLKLVPSSFNYPSVCTLDKVKSALERAERSTIKKRSSSMSKSSSSPSHSSSSIKQPLEDDAVNDGKPLMSPASLYFAAGCPGCLLYVLISKNNPKCPRCNSVVPTPATTKKPRIDLNISI from the exons ATGGCTGCTGATGTCACATCCGTAGTTCGGATTCTGGGCGGTTACAAGGACGACCCCGCGGTTGGGAGCGAGTCCGGGAATTCCACGGTCCTGATCACTCGGGACCTTCTcggcggtggtggtggtggtttgTCGTCGAAGCTTGATTCTCAGGAGCTCGACCTCGATTTGAAGGTGCCTGATGGCTGGGAGAAGCGGCTTGATTTGAAG TCAGGGAAAGTCTATCTCCAGAGATGCAATTCTCCGATGTCATCCTCTTCATCATCACAAAACAAGCATCATCCAACCAATGAAACAGTGCCAACCCTTCAAGATTTGAACTTCCctccaaaccctaaacccaccCTAAACCTCTTTGAGGACACTAATTTAGACCTTAAGCTCGTGCCATCGTCCTTCAATTACCCGAGCGTGTGCACTTTGGACAAAGTAAAATCAGCTTTGGAGAGAGCTGAACGCTCGACGATCAAAAAACGATCATCCTCCATGTCCAAATCATCGTCGTCGCCATCACATTCATCATCATCGATCAAACAACCCCTAGAGGACGATGCGGTCAATGATGGCAAACCCTTGATGTCCCCGGCCAGCCTATACTTCGCCGCTGGATGCCCCGGCTGCCTCCTCTACGTGCTAATATCGAAGAACAACCCTAAATGTCCTAGATGCAATTCAGTCGTTCCAACACCGGCGACCACCAAGAAGCCTAGAATCGATCTAAATATATCgatatga